In Herpetosiphon gulosus, one genomic interval encodes:
- a CDS encoding response regulator, whose product MPTILVIEDIPDNAALARRVLNAYGYSVLEAADAASGLDMALEQHPDLILLDLGLPDADGQTVAGVLRGTPETQNIPIVVFTAWPEETARQMVRAYGCNGFIRKPLSVIDFAQAIASYLS is encoded by the coding sequence ATGCCGACGATTTTAGTGATTGAAGATATTCCCGATAATGCAGCTTTGGCCCGTCGGGTGCTGAATGCCTATGGCTATTCGGTGCTTGAGGCGGCTGATGCTGCCAGTGGGCTGGATATGGCCCTCGAACAACATCCCGACCTGATTTTGCTTGATTTGGGGCTGCCTGATGCCGATGGCCAAACCGTGGCCGGAGTGTTACGTGGTACACCCGAGACTCAAAACATCCCGATTGTGGTTTTTACCGCTTGGCCCGAAGAAACCGCCCGCCAAATGGTTCGTGCCTATGGGTGCAATGGCTTTATTCGCAAACCTTTATCAGTGATCGATTTTGCTCAAGCGATTGCCAGTTACCTTTCCTAA
- a CDS encoding PAS domain S-box protein — protein MASGLTDTALNSIRLKRILRFGIFTMIIGVIMAVPYGLEALRLPSWQNYMSVISIVVAAIGGLCATISAKKGWLIAGAYSLIVSIAVATFPSQLFIAEFGFMLSILNVFFVLVISIQTLPERHIFPVILGTISLGVIATLLKTFLNIQEVRVSGSQEIYMPLMSIAAIAILLFFVFREFGTLSIRNKILISFVLVTTLPIAIISFITLRSTRDSLTNQANSLILVNATNIANEIDDFVNRNINRVSALSRIPELSEYLLAAEQNTLVPDQDRDTRNLFRAVTTENNDTLSVALLNNRGVVLVDTVPTNVGVNDSGLSYYQDAIRTGQSIISPVTFGNDNLPSIYFSTPVRNPQSQEIIGVLRIRYSASIIQSLVARSNDRAGQNSFGIVLDEYGMRIAQGSELTLLYKIADNLQPDEIKRLQDERRLQNINPENLLVPYPELINAIKAIVLDPQTNGEVISISSTIAEQDKPGDPDPEGNDIYAYTATKTVPWRILYHQSEATFLAPIRQSERYTTLIVLALLVGISMIAVFAARILTNPIERLTEFVERFRQGDLSTRAPVSSQDEIGQLTTTFNSMSDQLQETLQGLQQRTIALETSNEVSRRLSTILNPNQLVLEVVEQLKNTFNYYHAHIYLVDQQTNEFVMMGGTGQAGRTLLARNHRIPQGRGLVGRAANTKAVVLVPDVSREAGWLANPLLPETKAEIAVPIMLGDEVLGVLDVQNAEVNSLTNDDATLLQSIAAQVAVALENAQSFEEITRTQELLRIRERAITASNDGIVIVDPHQFDMPVVYVNPAFERITGYTPEEVLGKNCRFLQGDDTDQQGLRELRYAVREKRATRVLLRNYRKDGSLFWNELDINPVFDENGELINFIGVQQDVSERVEAQQALQESLGFQKTMVDSASYMIISTTVDGQITSFNRSAEVALGYSAHDMVGKSPAGAFHDQAEVMQHTEALRSKLGYAIEPFDAIVYEAKQGQPSVKEWTYIAQDGRRFPVQLSITALRDQQGNVTGYLGIANDISNQKQQEQALRDSETRYRSLAESSRDVVFIFDREHRLQYINEFAASIFNRTPAELIGLLDEQMLTPATVESRRADAEIIFSTAQNLNRESMFMVNGEETWFDFQLLPIMDDQTSSPELIMSVGRNITDRKRDEQERERNLVETDRQRRTLQGILEALPVGVIVYNTQFEMQLQNQSAELIVGRPIGDTNPDELDVNSETYTLFVPGTDTPFDPKSIPVFHAMNTGERTQVEFDIVHDDGRRFTVLSSGAPIFNSEGHVISGIALLQDITDRKINEQERERLLQATIEQERLLKAILDNMPIGVYVVNNKGVSQMINRSTIEILGVSGQMGAAVLDQADLPRPKFLYEGTEKELDVHDTGLFKALATKKPSRELVDVMRFDGTRVSVDSTSVPMFDEQEQLTGVLSLIQDVTEQRNAQREREQLLSQVEYRALELETVAQVSTSAAGLLNVEELLQTVVDLTKHRFGLYHAHIYLYNPESQLLELAFGAGEIGRTMVKEGRTIPLDREQSLVAQAGRARRSIIENDVRSNPNFLPHPLLPETRAEMATPLIAGSMLLGVLDVQSDQSNIFTDDDRKIQTTLASQIAIALQNARLFAEQTATMQRLQELDQLKSAFLANMSHELRTPLNSILGFTEVILEGINGPINDLIHNDLSIIHRNGRHLLNLINDILDMAKIESGKLTLFRETFDVVEVLHEVASTVGPLATQKHLELLVDIEPNLKLPVYADRFRIRQVLLNIVGNALKFTEQGSVTIGIDTTPTTRMIKIQDTGIGIPLDNQDTIFMEFHQVDNSTTRKAGGTGLGLPISRHLVEMHGGKLSMVSSGNPGEGSLFTIELPINASEDEVNPNAAPANQPMSVE, from the coding sequence ATGGCTAGTGGACTGACTGATACCGCATTGAATAGCATTCGGCTCAAGCGTATTTTGCGCTTTGGGATTTTTACCATGATTATTGGTGTAATCATGGCCGTGCCCTATGGCCTAGAAGCTTTGCGCTTGCCATCGTGGCAAAACTACATGAGCGTCATCAGCATTGTTGTGGCAGCGATTGGTGGCTTATGCGCTACTATTTCGGCCAAAAAAGGCTGGTTGATTGCAGGTGCTTACAGTTTAATCGTCTCAATTGCTGTTGCTACCTTTCCGAGCCAACTCTTTATTGCTGAGTTTGGCTTTATGCTCTCGATTCTGAATGTGTTCTTTGTGCTGGTTATTTCGATCCAAACCCTGCCTGAACGCCATATTTTCCCAGTTATCTTAGGCACGATTAGCCTTGGCGTGATTGCCACCTTGCTCAAAACCTTCTTGAATATTCAAGAAGTGCGAGTTTCTGGCAGCCAAGAAATTTACATGCCTTTGATGAGCATTGCTGCAATTGCCATTTTGCTTTTCTTTGTGTTTCGTGAATTTGGTACACTCTCGATTCGCAACAAAATTCTGATCTCGTTTGTGTTGGTAACAACCCTACCAATTGCGATTATCTCGTTTATTACGTTGCGCTCAACCCGTGATTCGCTGACAAATCAGGCCAATAGCTTGATTTTGGTTAATGCTACGAATATTGCCAATGAAATTGATGATTTTGTTAATCGGAATATTAACCGGGTTAGCGCACTCTCGCGCATTCCTGAATTAAGCGAATATTTGTTGGCTGCCGAACAAAATACCTTGGTTCCCGACCAAGATCGCGATACCCGTAATTTGTTCCGTGCAGTTACCACCGAAAATAACGATACACTCTCGGTCGCTTTGCTGAATAATCGTGGTGTGGTCTTGGTCGATACTGTGCCAACCAACGTTGGAGTTAATGATTCAGGGCTTTCATATTATCAAGATGCAATTCGTACTGGTCAGAGCATTATCTCACCAGTAACCTTCGGTAACGATAACCTGCCTTCAATTTATTTCAGTACGCCCGTTCGTAATCCCCAAAGCCAAGAAATTATCGGTGTGTTACGGATTCGTTATAGCGCTAGTATTATTCAATCATTGGTCGCCCGGAGTAATGATCGTGCTGGTCAAAACTCGTTTGGGATTGTACTTGATGAATATGGTATGCGGATTGCTCAGGGCAGCGAATTAACCCTCTTGTATAAAATTGCCGATAATTTGCAGCCTGATGAAATTAAACGGCTCCAAGATGAACGGCGTTTGCAGAATATTAATCCAGAAAATCTGCTTGTGCCATATCCTGAATTAATCAATGCAATCAAAGCGATTGTGCTTGATCCGCAAACTAATGGCGAAGTGATTTCGATTTCGAGTACGATTGCGGAACAGGATAAACCCGGCGATCCCGACCCTGAAGGTAACGATATTTATGCCTACACCGCGACCAAAACCGTGCCATGGCGGATTCTCTATCACCAAAGCGAAGCAACCTTCTTAGCGCCAATTCGCCAATCGGAGCGCTATACAACCTTGATTGTGTTGGCGTTATTGGTTGGAATTAGTATGATCGCTGTGTTTGCAGCGCGAATTTTGACGAATCCAATTGAGCGTTTGACGGAATTTGTTGAACGTTTCCGCCAAGGCGATTTATCAACGCGTGCTCCAGTTAGCTCCCAAGACGAAATTGGCCAACTGACGACCACCTTTAATAGTATGTCTGATCAGTTGCAAGAAACTCTGCAAGGTTTGCAACAACGCACAATTGCCTTGGAAACATCGAACGAGGTCAGCCGCCGACTTTCAACGATTTTGAACCCCAATCAATTGGTGTTGGAAGTGGTTGAGCAGCTCAAAAATACCTTTAACTATTATCACGCCCACATTTATTTGGTTGACCAACAGACTAATGAGTTTGTGATGATGGGTGGTACAGGCCAAGCTGGGCGGACCTTGTTGGCGCGTAATCACCGCATTCCGCAAGGCCGTGGTTTGGTTGGCCGTGCCGCCAACACCAAAGCTGTGGTGTTGGTGCCTGATGTGAGCCGTGAAGCTGGCTGGTTGGCCAACCCCTTGCTCCCTGAAACCAAGGCTGAAATTGCTGTGCCAATTATGCTTGGCGATGAAGTGCTCGGTGTGTTGGACGTGCAAAATGCTGAAGTTAATTCGCTAACCAACGATGATGCGACCTTGCTCCAATCGATTGCAGCCCAAGTGGCAGTTGCCTTGGAAAACGCTCAATCGTTTGAAGAAATTACTCGCACTCAAGAACTCTTGCGAATTCGCGAACGGGCGATCACCGCTAGTAACGACGGGATTGTGATTGTCGATCCACATCAGTTTGATATGCCAGTGGTGTATGTCAACCCAGCCTTCGAACGGATTACGGGTTATACACCTGAAGAAGTGCTTGGCAAAAATTGTCGTTTCCTGCAAGGCGATGATACTGACCAACAAGGCTTGCGCGAATTGCGTTATGCAGTGCGGGAAAAACGCGCTACACGGGTGCTTTTGCGCAATTATCGCAAAGATGGCAGCCTATTCTGGAACGAACTCGATATCAACCCTGTTTTTGATGAAAACGGCGAGTTGATCAACTTTATCGGGGTGCAACAAGACGTAAGCGAACGGGTTGAGGCTCAGCAAGCCTTGCAGGAATCCTTAGGTTTCCAAAAGACCATGGTTGATAGTGCTAGCTATATGATTATCTCAACGACGGTTGATGGACAGATTACCTCTTTCAACCGTAGTGCTGAGGTTGCACTTGGCTATAGTGCGCACGATATGGTTGGCAAAAGTCCCGCAGGCGCATTTCATGATCAAGCTGAAGTTATGCAGCATACTGAAGCGTTGCGGTCAAAACTAGGCTACGCAATCGAACCATTTGATGCAATTGTGTATGAGGCCAAACAAGGTCAACCTTCGGTTAAAGAATGGACGTATATTGCTCAAGATGGCCGCCGATTCCCAGTCCAGCTTTCAATTACTGCTTTGCGTGATCAACAAGGGAATGTCACTGGCTATTTGGGAATTGCCAACGATATTAGTAACCAAAAACAACAAGAACAAGCCTTGCGAGATAGTGAAACTCGTTATCGATCATTGGCTGAATCCTCGCGCGACGTGGTGTTTATCTTCGACCGCGAACACCGTTTGCAATATATCAACGAATTTGCGGCGAGCATCTTTAATCGCACGCCCGCTGAGCTAATTGGCTTGCTTGATGAGCAAATGCTTACCCCTGCTACGGTCGAATCGCGACGGGCTGATGCCGAGATTATTTTCAGCACCGCCCAAAACCTCAATCGTGAATCGATGTTTATGGTCAATGGCGAAGAAACCTGGTTCGACTTCCAATTACTACCAATTATGGATGATCAAACGAGCAGTCCCGAATTGATTATGAGCGTTGGCCGTAACATTACCGACCGCAAGCGTGACGAACAAGAACGCGAGCGCAACTTGGTTGAAACTGACCGCCAACGTCGAACATTGCAAGGGATTCTCGAAGCCCTGCCAGTGGGTGTTATTGTCTACAACACCCAGTTTGAAATGCAGCTTCAAAATCAGAGTGCTGAATTGATTGTTGGTCGTCCTATTGGAGATACCAACCCCGATGAACTTGATGTAAATAGCGAAACATATACGTTGTTTGTACCAGGAACGGATACGCCATTTGATCCAAAGTCGATTCCAGTATTTCATGCGATGAATACTGGTGAACGTACCCAAGTTGAGTTTGATATTGTCCATGATGATGGTCGTCGCTTTACCGTGCTAAGTAGCGGTGCACCAATCTTCAATAGCGAAGGCCACGTTATCAGCGGGATTGCACTCTTGCAAGATATTACTGACCGCAAAATCAACGAGCAAGAACGTGAACGCTTGCTGCAAGCCACAATCGAACAAGAACGCTTGCTCAAGGCGATTCTCGATAACATGCCGATTGGGGTCTATGTGGTCAATAACAAGGGTGTCAGCCAGATGATCAATCGCTCGACGATTGAGATTCTGGGGGTATCCGGCCAAATGGGCGCGGCAGTCTTAGACCAAGCGGATTTGCCACGACCTAAGTTCTTGTATGAAGGCACTGAGAAAGAATTGGATGTCCATGACACTGGTTTGTTCAAAGCCTTAGCGACTAAAAAACCATCGCGTGAATTGGTCGATGTGATGCGCTTTGATGGTACACGGGTTTCAGTCGATTCAACGTCGGTTCCCATGTTTGATGAACAAGAACAACTGACTGGTGTACTTTCACTGATTCAGGATGTAACTGAGCAGCGTAATGCTCAACGCGAACGTGAACAACTTTTGAGCCAAGTGGAATATCGGGCACTCGAATTGGAAACAGTGGCTCAAGTTAGTACCTCGGCGGCAGGTTTGTTGAATGTGGAAGAATTGCTGCAAACCGTGGTTGATCTCACCAAACACCGTTTCGGCCTCTACCATGCCCACATCTACTTGTACAACCCTGAGAGCCAACTCTTAGAATTGGCCTTCGGTGCTGGCGAAATTGGCCGCACAATGGTCAAGGAAGGCCGCACGATTCCATTAGATCGTGAACAATCATTGGTGGCTCAAGCTGGACGGGCACGGCGCTCGATTATTGAAAATGATGTGCGTTCTAACCCGAACTTCTTGCCACACCCACTGTTGCCCGAAACTCGCGCTGAAATGGCAACACCGCTGATTGCTGGCTCGATGCTGCTCGGCGTGCTTGACGTTCAATCCGACCAAAGCAACATTTTTACTGACGATGATCGTAAGATTCAAACCACTTTGGCGAGCCAAATTGCGATTGCCTTACAAAATGCTCGCTTGTTTGCTGAACAAACGGCTACCATGCAGCGCTTGCAAGAGCTAGACCAACTTAAATCGGCTTTCTTGGCCAATATGTCGCATGAGTTACGCACACCGCTCAATTCGATCCTTGGCTTTACCGAGGTAATTCTCGAAGGTATTAACGGGCCAATCAACGACCTGATTCATAATGACTTGAGCATTATTCATCGTAACGGTCGCCACTTGCTCAACTTAATCAACGACATTTTGGATATGGCTAAGATCGAATCGGGCAAGCTCACGCTCTTCCGTGAAACCTTCGATGTGGTTGAAGTATTGCATGAAGTGGCAAGCACTGTTGGGCCGTTGGCTACTCAGAAACATCTGGAGCTACTGGTCGATATTGAGCCAAATCTCAAATTGCCAGTCTACGCCGACCGTTTCCGTATCCGCCAAGTATTATTGAATATCGTAGGCAATGCCTTGAAATTTACCGAGCAAGGTTCGGTGACAATAGGCATTGACACAACGCCAACGACCCGTATGATTAAAATCCAAGATACAGGCATTGGAATTCCGCTGGATAATCAAGACACGATTTTTATGGAATTCCATCAGGTCGATAATTCGACAACCCGTAAGGCGGGTGGTACGGGCTTAGGCTTGCCAATTAGTCGCCACCTTGTCGAAATGCATGGCGGCAAACTTTCGATGGTTAGTAGCGGCAACCCTGGTGAAGGCTCACTCTTCACGATCGAATTGCCAATCAACGCCAGCGAAGATGAAGTTAATCCTAATGCAGCGCCAGCCAATCAACCTATGTCTGTAGAATAA
- a CDS encoding adenylate/guanylate cyclase domain-containing protein has translation MAANPQISSFLPRYVLQRLIEEHQPRQPLAEDQLATVLFADFSGFSRLSEQFAYDQTTILEYISDVLNDSFSQLIDTVIAHGGDVVKFAGDALIAIWMADDLDQLTQNTQLAAQCGLAIQASFNNPSESERLAIRVQIGAGSISSFIVGGVNNHWEQLITGEALLQVHLLGSQSFAGQVIISPEARSLIRKYGLGEDLRAQAFRLTAMAENLPLPTINQTIPDYPTEQLTPFMPTAVIARINAGLHEWLAELRHLSVMFINVPALSFFTTLEQVQAAVSALQTVIFRYEGSIDKLSVDDKGVSLLAAFGLPPLSHRDDAERAVRSALEASAALSKLSLTHTIGIATGPAFCGEIGNSQRREFTMIGDVVNRAARLMEANLAPILCDQTTAQASQQHVRFQVLPPITIKGKSQPITIYRPQQTNHSPDQIRPRRLIGRRRERGQIEALFSQTQSTIQHVAITGDSGMGKSALLYEAVEIAQHYERQAMLITSSSLRQSAQYPGWRLLLEACLAVEQWPNQAAQCYQLIIQRLQLPEHLAKSVQLLHDVLELPGRAEANATDHAQQVQIIHELIGHALYQLHAQRPLVLCIDNLQWFDSLALATLELLLQQHGDIILITTAPATVACLEPQQTIHLQALDPVACIAVVAQSLGVQAIPPSVALFINQRSAGHPLWSIELAQALRNAGMIRVNNGVCKLDQFSQLEKLNLPSTIQGVLVSRIDQLPPQPQLTLKIASVIGHDFSLAVLDAIYPVAHEREQIPAHLELLLQQGFIHEAAEGYQFSQAIIHDVAYSLLLFGQRRALHRAIAEWYTREHPHLVEAGSSLLAHHWSHAIDPDEPESRQPAIDALRRAGEQTLVRCSYREAIPFFERALHLLAIDDDFAAQQQIVRMQFNLSQARWRLGDHSMALTNLDAALVTAQQIGDGVGEADVLRQFGNIAYVQGDLYTAQQHFLASVARARKANYPSGIISGVSNVGVVAFARGDYQVAREAYRDGLAISIEQGHDFGIAVNQLNLGGLAIVEQAWDEARHYLHQALSLGYAKHMTLVCLHSLVALAEWRLATNQADASAHLIQIVLHHEAIDSEIHAAIDKLKPKLIQILGETQWLIMSQRPTTPFEQVLPAIMQELATEKA, from the coding sequence ATGGCCGCCAACCCTCAGATCAGCAGCTTTCTGCCACGCTATGTCCTACAACGGCTTATCGAAGAGCATCAACCGCGCCAGCCGCTAGCCGAAGATCAATTGGCAACGGTTTTGTTTGCCGATTTTTCTGGTTTTAGTCGTCTCAGCGAGCAATTTGCCTACGATCAAACCACAATCCTCGAATATATTTCCGATGTGCTCAACGACTCATTTAGTCAACTAATCGACACGGTGATTGCCCACGGCGGCGATGTGGTGAAGTTTGCTGGCGATGCATTAATTGCAATTTGGATGGCTGACGATCTTGATCAATTAACCCAAAATACCCAGCTTGCAGCTCAATGTGGCCTAGCGATTCAAGCAAGCTTTAACAATCCTAGTGAATCTGAGCGTTTGGCGATTCGGGTGCAAATTGGGGCTGGCTCGATTTCAAGTTTTATCGTGGGCGGTGTGAACAATCATTGGGAGCAATTGATTACAGGCGAGGCGCTGTTACAAGTGCATTTGCTTGGCTCGCAAAGCTTTGCTGGCCAAGTGATCATTTCGCCCGAAGCGCGTTCGTTGATTCGCAAATATGGACTGGGCGAAGATTTACGTGCTCAGGCTTTTCGCCTAACTGCGATGGCCGAAAATTTGCCCTTGCCAACAATTAATCAAACTATACCTGATTATCCCACGGAACAACTGACCCCGTTTATGCCCACGGCGGTGATTGCCCGCATTAATGCCGGTTTGCACGAATGGCTGGCCGAATTACGCCATTTGAGCGTGATGTTTATTAACGTGCCAGCTTTGAGCTTTTTTACCACGTTAGAGCAAGTGCAAGCCGCAGTCAGTGCCTTGCAAACCGTGATTTTTCGCTACGAAGGTAGCATCGACAAACTGTCGGTTGATGATAAAGGTGTAAGTTTGCTGGCGGCCTTTGGTTTACCGCCGCTCTCGCATCGCGATGATGCTGAACGGGCGGTGCGCTCGGCTTTAGAAGCCTCAGCCGCATTGAGCAAACTCAGCTTAACTCACACGATTGGCATTGCCACTGGTCCAGCCTTTTGCGGCGAGATTGGCAATAGCCAGCGCCGCGAATTTACCATGATTGGTGATGTCGTCAATCGCGCTGCGCGTTTGATGGAAGCCAATCTTGCGCCAATTCTCTGCGATCAAACCACCGCCCAAGCTAGCCAACAGCATGTGCGCTTTCAAGTACTTCCGCCAATTACGATTAAAGGCAAAAGCCAGCCAATTACAATCTATCGCCCACAACAAACCAACCACAGCCCCGACCAAATTCGGCCTCGACGCTTGATCGGGCGGCGGCGCGAGCGTGGGCAAATTGAGGCTTTATTTAGCCAAACTCAGTCAACCATTCAACATGTGGCGATAACTGGCGATAGCGGCATGGGCAAATCGGCTTTGTTGTATGAGGCTGTTGAAATTGCCCAGCATTACGAACGCCAAGCTATGTTGATTACCAGCAGCAGCCTGCGTCAATCGGCGCAGTATCCAGGCTGGCGTTTGTTGCTTGAGGCTTGTTTGGCGGTTGAGCAATGGCCCAATCAAGCGGCTCAATGCTATCAATTAATTATTCAGCGTTTGCAATTGCCTGAACATCTAGCTAAATCGGTGCAACTGTTGCACGATGTTTTAGAATTACCAGGTCGCGCTGAAGCCAATGCGACTGATCACGCTCAGCAGGTTCAAATCATCCATGAATTAATTGGCCATGCCTTGTATCAACTGCATGCCCAACGCCCGTTGGTCTTATGCATTGATAATTTGCAGTGGTTCGATTCGTTGGCCTTGGCGACGCTTGAATTGTTATTGCAACAGCATGGCGACATTATTCTGATCACGACTGCGCCAGCCACTGTAGCATGTCTTGAGCCCCAGCAAACCATCCATCTGCAAGCACTTGATCCGGTGGCGTGTATCGCGGTGGTTGCTCAATCGTTGGGCGTACAGGCGATTCCGCCAAGCGTGGCCTTGTTTATCAATCAGCGTTCAGCAGGCCACCCGTTGTGGAGCATCGAGCTAGCCCAAGCCTTGCGCAATGCTGGTATGATTCGAGTCAACAATGGGGTTTGCAAGCTCGATCAATTTAGCCAACTGGAAAAACTCAATCTCCCAAGTACAATTCAGGGCGTGCTGGTCAGCCGTATCGATCAACTGCCGCCGCAACCTCAATTAACCCTCAAAATCGCCAGCGTCATCGGCCATGATTTTAGTTTGGCGGTGCTTGATGCGATTTATCCAGTAGCCCATGAGCGTGAGCAGATTCCAGCGCACCTTGAGTTGTTGCTGCAACAGGGTTTTATTCACGAGGCTGCCGAGGGCTATCAATTTAGTCAGGCAATTATTCATGATGTGGCTTATTCGTTGTTGTTGTTTGGCCAACGGCGGGCCTTACATCGGGCAATTGCCGAATGGTATACTCGCGAACATCCGCATTTGGTTGAGGCAGGCAGCAGCCTTTTGGCCCATCACTGGAGCCATGCAATCGATCCTGATGAGCCGGAAAGCCGTCAGCCTGCGATCGATGCCTTGCGGCGGGCGGGTGAGCAAACCCTTGTGCGCTGTAGCTATCGCGAGGCGATTCCGTTTTTCGAGCGAGCCTTGCATTTGCTGGCAATTGATGATGATTTTGCCGCGCAGCAACAAATTGTGCGCATGCAATTTAATCTGAGCCAAGCCCGCTGGCGGTTGGGCGACCATAGTATGGCCTTGACCAATTTGGATGCGGCATTGGTAACCGCGCAACAAATTGGTGATGGGGTTGGTGAAGCCGATGTGCTGCGCCAATTTGGCAACATTGCCTATGTCCAAGGTGACCTCTACACTGCCCAACAACATTTTCTAGCCAGCGTAGCCCGAGCACGCAAGGCCAATTATCCCAGCGGAATTATTAGCGGGGTTAGTAATGTTGGCGTGGTGGCGTTTGCGCGGGGCGATTATCAAGTTGCCCGTGAAGCTTATCGCGATGGTTTAGCAATTTCAATCGAGCAAGGCCACGATTTTGGCATCGCCGTCAATCAACTCAATTTGGGTGGTTTAGCGATTGTAGAACAAGCTTGGGATGAAGCCCGCCATTATTTGCATCAAGCGTTGAGCTTGGGTTATGCCAAACACATGACTTTAGTCTGTTTGCATAGTTTGGTGGCTTTGGCTGAATGGCGTTTGGCGACCAATCAAGCTGATGCCAGCGCTCACTTGATTCAGATTGTGCTGCATCATGAAGCAATTGATAGTGAAATTCATGCTGCAATTGATAAACTCAAACCCAAGCTAATTCAAATTTTGGGCGAGACCCAATGGCTGATTATGAGCCAGCGCCCGACAACGCCATTTGAGCAAGTACTGCCTGCGATTATGCAAGAATTGGCTACTGAAAAAGCCTAA
- a CDS encoding GNAT family N-acetyltransferase, whose product MTTDGFHDGSAIELTPAASFTIDELVAIYNQTRIDYIVPMPMNSQRLAEYIRLYDVNLDASFVAKADGDILGLAMLGVRRDHAWVTRLGVLPNRRKGGIGRALMVAMVEAARQHWLKYVQLEVILNNTPAHKLFLALGFEETNQLLVMRRPPGPVKQPAVGSIEWLDWSQLQRLVRQQPRGVPWTNQADSYDHMAMVEGCRVNLPDGGRGWCIFRRQPLVLSHIRLHTEVGDPNAVGSALLAHVHQRHSRLDTQAENIRCDDPHLAAYEQHGYIEAFQRIEMLLNLVANERVNKNPPQSAS is encoded by the coding sequence ATGACTACAGATGGTTTTCACGATGGTTCGGCCATAGAGCTTACGCCAGCAGCCAGCTTTACCATTGATGAATTGGTCGCAATTTATAACCAAACTCGGATCGATTATATTGTGCCAATGCCAATGAATAGCCAACGGCTCGCTGAATATATTCGGTTATATGATGTTAATTTGGATGCTTCGTTTGTCGCCAAGGCCGATGGCGACATTTTAGGCCTCGCGATGTTGGGCGTGCGCCGCGATCATGCGTGGGTCACTCGTTTGGGGGTGTTGCCCAATCGACGTAAAGGTGGAATTGGCCGCGCGTTAATGGTCGCCATGGTTGAAGCCGCCCGCCAACATTGGCTCAAATATGTCCAGCTTGAAGTTATTTTGAATAATACTCCCGCGCATAAGCTGTTTTTGGCGCTGGGCTTTGAGGAAACCAACCAGCTTTTGGTGATGCGGCGACCGCCAGGCCCAGTTAAACAGCCTGCTGTTGGCTCAATCGAATGGCTCGATTGGTCGCAATTACAACGACTTGTGCGCCAACAACCTCGGGGCGTACCATGGACAAACCAAGCTGATTCATATGATCACATGGCCATGGTCGAAGGATGTCGGGTCAATTTGCCTGATGGTGGCCGTGGTTGGTGCATTTTTCGTCGCCAACCCTTGGTGCTCTCGCATATTCGCTTGCATACCGAGGTTGGCGATCCCAATGCGGTTGGCTCAGCGCTACTGGCCCATGTTCATCAACGCCATAGCCGATTGGATACCCAAGCCGAGAATATTCGCTGCGATGACCCACACTTGGCAGCCTATGAACAGCATGGCTATATTGAAGCCTTCCAGCGCATCGAAATGCTTTTAAACCTTGTAGCCAACGAACGGGTCAATAAAAATCCCCCCCAATCCGCATCATAA
- a CDS encoding carotenoid biosynthesis protein: protein MASLRVGHWVWVGYLFVWAWSVPLLAFDLVPAGGEFMATVMLVVPGGLAAWWLIQRYGKLGWLSSLIIAVGSWLTEHLGVTTGWPFGAYQYNAVLLPEIVGVVPLAIPFAWLLVVPGALELSRMLMPKVGFWPTVLGAASLAMLFDLVIEPVAVYVNRYWTWLETGPLFGIPTANFVAWWGLAFILALATEMLGQSTTKAAQSPKLNLPIAIYLLNLALFTLVNLTHQQLAAGALGLLLLAGFGWRLQQRQIAWHWRYDQLIQ, encoded by the coding sequence GTGGCTAGTCTACGTGTGGGGCATTGGGTTTGGGTGGGCTACTTGTTCGTTTGGGCTTGGAGCGTGCCATTATTGGCCTTTGATCTAGTGCCAGCTGGCGGCGAATTTATGGCAACCGTGATGCTGGTCGTGCCGGGCGGGCTGGCAGCTTGGTGGCTAATTCAACGTTATGGTAAGCTAGGTTGGCTCAGCAGCCTGATTATTGCGGTTGGTTCGTGGCTTACCGAGCATCTCGGGGTTACCACAGGTTGGCCGTTTGGTGCATATCAATATAATGCTGTGCTTTTGCCCGAAATTGTTGGCGTTGTGCCCTTGGCGATTCCGTTTGCATGGCTGTTGGTTGTGCCAGGCGCACTCGAATTAAGTCGAATGCTCATGCCAAAAGTTGGTTTTTGGCCAACGGTCTTGGGTGCTGCCAGCCTTGCCATGCTGTTTGATTTGGTGATCGAGCCAGTGGCGGTGTATGTCAATCGCTATTGGACTTGGCTCGAAACCGGCCCGCTGTTTGGAATTCCAACCGCCAATTTTGTAGCGTGGTGGGGCTTAGCCTTCATTTTAGCCTTGGCAACTGAAATGCTTGGGCAAAGCACAACCAAAGCAGCCCAAAGCCCCAAACTCAACTTGCCAATTGCAATCTATTTGCTCAATTTAGCACTGTTCACGCTGGTCAATCTGACCCATCAGCAATTAGCTGCGGGAGCCTTGGGTTTATTGTTGTTGGCAGGCTTTGGCTGGCGCTTGCAACAACGCCAGATTGCTTGGCATTGGCGTTACGATCAATTAATTCAATAA